In Vibrio atlanticus, the following proteins share a genomic window:
- the ilvY gene encoding HTH-type transcriptional activator IlvY codes for MNIKSLQLFIHLCDSKSFSKTAAAMHVSPSALSRQIQKLEEETGQELLIRDNRSVDLTPAGKHLLPVALSIVGEWQQYNLHLKGGEQELKGEIRIFCSVTASYSHLPELITEFRAIHPYIEFKLSTGDPAQSIDKILNDEADIAISAKPDILPSRLEFETISDIPLSVIIPSGVSSFSQQLQSEKPNWNEVPFIIPEAGTARERANAWFKKMKIKPNIYAQVSGHEAIVSMVALGCGVGIAPDVVINNSPVRDKVDRLKIEPIKPFELGVCCKRSQLENPLIRAFWQVAEGKYLPD; via the coding sequence ATGAACATAAAATCTCTACAATTATTTATACATTTATGTGATAGCAAGAGTTTCAGCAAAACAGCTGCGGCTATGCACGTCAGTCCTTCAGCACTTAGTCGTCAAATACAAAAGCTTGAGGAAGAAACAGGGCAAGAACTGCTTATCAGGGATAATCGAAGTGTTGACCTCACACCAGCAGGGAAACATCTGTTACCTGTGGCATTGAGCATCGTTGGCGAGTGGCAGCAATACAATCTTCACCTTAAAGGTGGTGAACAAGAGCTCAAGGGTGAGATCCGCATTTTCTGTTCCGTAACAGCAAGCTACAGTCACCTTCCTGAACTCATTACCGAATTCAGGGCTATTCATCCGTATATTGAGTTTAAGCTATCTACCGGTGATCCAGCGCAATCCATCGACAAGATCCTGAATGATGAAGCTGATATTGCTATTTCAGCTAAACCAGATATTTTGCCTTCAAGATTAGAGTTCGAAACCATTAGCGATATACCACTGTCAGTCATCATCCCATCCGGTGTCAGTAGCTTTAGTCAGCAGCTGCAATCAGAGAAACCAAACTGGAATGAAGTGCCTTTTATCATCCCAGAAGCAGGGACTGCTCGAGAACGTGCGAACGCGTGGTTCAAAAAGATGAAGATAAAGCCCAACATTTACGCTCAGGTATCAGGTCATGAAGCTATCGTAAGTATGGTTGCTCTTGGCTGTGGGGTTGGTATAGCTCCAGACGTTGTAATCAACAACAGCCCTGTGAGAGATAAAGTCGATCGTTTAAAAATAGAGCCAATCAAACCCTTTGAATTAGGTGTCTGCTGTAAACGATCTCAACTTGAGAACCCACTGATTAGAGCGTTCTGGCAGGTAGCCGAAGGAAAATATCTCCCTGACTAG
- the ilvC gene encoding ketol-acid reductoisomerase has product MANYFNTLNLREQLDQLGRCRFMDREEFTTEAEYLEGKKIVIVGCGAQGLNQGLNMRDSGLDVSYALRQAAIDEKRQSFKNADENGFVVGSYETLIPQADLVINLTPDKQHTNVVETVMPLMKQGAALGYSHGFNVVEEGMQLRSDLTVVMVAPKCPGSEVREEYKRGFGVPTLIAVHPENDPKGEGWDIAKAWAAGTGGHRAGCLESSFVAEVKSDLMGEQTILCGMLQAGSIVSYEKMIADGIEPGYAGKLLQYGWETITEALKFGGVTHMMDRLSNPAKVKAFELSEELKDLMRPLYNKHMDDIISGHFSSTMMADWANDDVNLLGWREETGETAFENYPASDVEISEQEYFDNGILMVAMVRAGVELAFEAMTASGIIDESAYYESLHELPLIANTVARKRLYEMNVVISDTAEYGNYLFANVATPLLREKFMPSVATDVIGRGLGETSNQVDNAKLIEVNEAIRNHPVEYIGEELRSYMSDMKRIAVGG; this is encoded by the coding sequence ATGGCTAACTATTTCAATACATTAAACCTTCGTGAGCAACTAGACCAATTAGGTCGCTGCCGTTTCATGGATCGTGAAGAATTTACGACTGAAGCTGAATACCTTGAAGGCAAGAAGATCGTCATTGTTGGCTGCGGTGCTCAAGGCCTAAACCAAGGTCTAAACATGCGTGATTCTGGTCTAGACGTATCTTACGCTCTTCGCCAAGCTGCAATTGATGAGAAGCGTCAATCATTCAAGAATGCTGATGAAAACGGCTTTGTTGTGGGTAGCTACGAAACGCTAATTCCTCAAGCAGATCTAGTTATCAACCTTACTCCAGATAAGCAACATACAAACGTTGTTGAAACAGTAATGCCTCTAATGAAGCAAGGCGCTGCTCTTGGTTACTCTCACGGCTTTAACGTTGTTGAAGAAGGCATGCAATTACGTTCTGACCTTACCGTAGTAATGGTTGCACCTAAGTGTCCAGGCTCTGAAGTACGTGAAGAGTACAAGCGTGGTTTCGGTGTTCCAACACTGATCGCTGTTCACCCAGAAAATGACCCTAAAGGTGAAGGCTGGGATATCGCTAAAGCTTGGGCTGCAGGTACTGGTGGTCACCGTGCAGGTTGCCTAGAGTCTTCATTCGTAGCTGAAGTTAAATCTGACCTTATGGGTGAGCAAACTATTCTATGTGGCATGCTACAAGCAGGTTCTATCGTATCTTACGAGAAGATGATTGCTGATGGCATCGAACCAGGCTACGCAGGTAAACTTCTACAATACGGTTGGGAAACGATTACTGAAGCACTTAAGTTTGGTGGCGTAACTCACATGATGGATCGCTTATCTAACCCTGCTAAAGTTAAAGCGTTTGAGCTTTCTGAAGAGCTTAAAGATCTAATGCGTCCACTTTACAACAAGCACATGGATGACATCATTTCTGGTCACTTCTCTAGCACTATGATGGCTGACTGGGCGAACGATGACGTGAACCTACTAGGCTGGCGTGAAGAGACTGGTGAAACTGCATTCGAAAACTACCCAGCTTCTGACGTAGAAATCTCAGAGCAAGAGTACTTCGATAACGGTATCCTTATGGTTGCTATGGTTCGTGCGGGTGTTGAGCTAGCATTCGAAGCTATGACGGCATCAGGCATCATCGATGAGTCGGCTTACTACGAATCTCTACATGAGCTTCCACTAATCGCAAACACAGTTGCTCGTAAGCGTCTTTACGAAATGAACGTTGTAATCTCTGATACTGCTGAGTACGGTAACTACCTATTCGCTAACGTAGCAACACCGCTACTACGTGAGAAGTTCATGCCTTCAGTAGCAACAGACGTAATCGGCCGTGGTCTAGGTGAAACATCTAACCAAGTTGATAACGCTAAGCTAATTGAAGTTAACGAAGCTATCCGTAACCACCCTGTCGAGTACATCGGTGAAGAGCTACGTAGCTACATGAGCGACATGAAGCGTATCGCTGTAGGCGGTTAA
- the ubiK gene encoding ubiquinone biosynthesis accessory factor UbiK has translation MFDPKKLEQIAKQIHDSMPQPVKELGSDVDQKVRQVIQGQLNKLDVVSREEFDVQTQVLLRTRQKLTEMEQKLADLEAKIADR, from the coding sequence ATGTTTGATCCAAAAAAACTAGAGCAGATTGCTAAGCAGATCCACGATTCTATGCCTCAACCAGTAAAAGAGCTTGGTTCAGATGTAGATCAAAAAGTTCGCCAGGTTATCCAAGGCCAACTGAACAAGCTAGACGTTGTAAGCCGTGAAGAGTTTGATGTTCAAACACAAGTACTACTGCGCACTCGCCAAAAGCTGACTGAAATGGAACAAAAGCTAGCGGACTTAGAAGCAAAGATTGCCGACAGGTAA
- a CDS encoding multidrug efflux RND transporter permease subunit, protein MRFTDVFIKRPVLAVSISFLIALLGLQAIFKMQVREYPEMTNTVVTVSTGYYGASADLIQGFITQPLEQAVAQADNIDYMTSSSVLGKSTITVNMKLNTDPNAALSDILAKTNSVRSQLPKEAEDPTVTMSTGSTTAVLYIGFTSDELVSSQITDYLERVINPQLFTVNGVSKVDLYGGMKYALRVWLDPSKMAAIGLTASDVMTVLNANNYQSATGQATGEFVLYNGSADTQVSNTEELENLVVKSGEGEIIRLSDIAKVSLEKSHDVYRASANGQEAVVAAINAAPSANPINIAADVLELLPQLEKNLPSNISMNVMYDSTIAINESIQEVIKTILEAALIVLIVITLFLGSFRAVLIPIITIPLSLIGVAMVMQAMGFSWNLMTLLAMVLAIGLVVDDAIVVLENVDRHIKLGESPFRAAIIGTREIAVPVIAMTLTLGAVYAPIAMMGGITGSLFKEFALTLAGSVFVSGIVALTLSPMMCSKMLKAHAEPSKFEQKVHSVLDGMTNRYERMLGAVMQHRPVFIGFAIIVFASLPLLFKFIPSELAPSEDKGVIMLMGTAPSNANLDFMQNTMNDVNQILSDQPEVAYAQVFTGVPNANQAFGIASMVPWSEREASQSDVANRVGNLVKDVPGMAVTAFQMPELPGAGSGLPIQFVITTPNSFESLFQITTDILADVSSNPLFVYSDLDLNYDSATMKINIDKDKAGAYGVTMQDIGITLGTMMSDGYVNRIDLNGRSYEVIPQVERKFRLNPESMNNYYVRAADGNAVPLGSLITIDVVAEPRSLPHFNQLNSATIGAVPAPGAAMGDAIAWFEDTAANKLPSGYNHDYMGEARQYVTEGSALYATFGLALAIIFLVLAIQFESLKDPLVIMVSVPLAICGALIALAWGAATMNIYSQVGLITLVGLITKHGILICEVAKEEQLHNQKTRIEAVMEAAKVRLRPILMTTAAMIAGLIPLMYASGAGAAQRFSIGIVIVAGLAIGTLFTLFVLPVIYSYLAEKHKPLPVFVEDKDLEKLARVDEAKAAHRELADNK, encoded by the coding sequence ATGCGCTTTACTGATGTTTTTATTAAACGTCCAGTTCTAGCGGTATCCATCAGCTTTTTGATTGCTCTGCTTGGCTTACAAGCAATCTTCAAAATGCAGGTGCGTGAATACCCTGAAATGACGAATACCGTGGTGACAGTCTCAACTGGTTACTATGGTGCAAGTGCCGATCTTATCCAAGGCTTTATCACCCAACCCCTCGAACAGGCTGTGGCTCAAGCGGATAACATCGATTATATGACATCTTCTTCTGTGCTAGGTAAATCTACGATTACCGTGAACATGAAGTTGAACACCGACCCGAATGCGGCATTGTCTGACATACTGGCCAAGACAAACTCGGTACGTTCTCAGCTACCTAAAGAGGCTGAAGATCCAACCGTAACCATGTCTACCGGTTCAACAACCGCGGTACTCTACATTGGTTTTACCAGTGACGAATTGGTATCGAGCCAAATTACCGACTATCTAGAGCGTGTAATCAACCCGCAGCTATTTACGGTTAATGGTGTATCTAAAGTTGACCTATATGGTGGTATGAAATACGCACTGCGCGTATGGCTAGACCCATCAAAAATGGCGGCGATTGGTCTGACTGCATCTGATGTAATGACGGTACTGAACGCTAACAACTACCAATCAGCTACGGGTCAAGCGACCGGTGAGTTCGTGCTTTACAACGGCAGTGCCGATACACAAGTATCAAACACTGAAGAACTAGAGAATCTAGTCGTGAAAAGCGGAGAAGGTGAGATCATTCGCCTATCCGATATCGCGAAGGTTTCTCTTGAAAAAAGTCACGATGTTTACCGAGCAAGTGCTAACGGCCAAGAGGCGGTTGTAGCCGCGATCAATGCGGCGCCAAGTGCGAACCCAATCAACATCGCTGCTGATGTACTGGAACTTCTTCCTCAACTAGAGAAGAACCTACCAAGCAACATCTCAATGAACGTAATGTACGATTCAACCATTGCGATTAACGAATCAATTCAAGAGGTTATTAAGACCATCCTTGAAGCGGCATTAATCGTATTGATCGTGATTACCTTATTCTTAGGTTCATTCCGAGCGGTACTGATCCCTATTATTACTATCCCACTGTCTTTGATTGGTGTGGCAATGGTAATGCAGGCAATGGGTTTCTCTTGGAATCTAATGACACTATTGGCAATGGTACTTGCCATCGGTCTAGTGGTAGATGATGCGATCGTAGTACTTGAGAACGTCGACAGGCATATCAAGCTCGGCGAGTCCCCTTTCCGTGCAGCGATTATCGGTACCCGCGAAATTGCGGTGCCTGTTATCGCAATGACGTTAACGCTAGGTGCGGTATATGCTCCAATTGCGATGATGGGTGGTATTACAGGCTCGCTATTTAAAGAGTTTGCATTAACCCTAGCTGGTTCGGTTTTCGTATCAGGCATTGTGGCACTAACGCTCTCGCCAATGATGTGTTCAAAAATGCTGAAAGCTCACGCTGAGCCAAGCAAGTTTGAGCAGAAAGTTCATAGCGTGCTGGATGGCATGACTAACCGTTACGAGCGTATGCTTGGTGCGGTAATGCAACATCGTCCAGTATTTATTGGTTTTGCTATCATCGTATTTGCAAGTTTACCGTTGTTGTTCAAATTCATCCCTAGTGAGCTAGCACCTTCAGAAGATAAAGGTGTGATCATGTTGATGGGTACAGCACCGTCGAATGCAAACTTAGACTTCATGCAAAATACCATGAACGACGTAAACCAGATTCTGTCTGATCAGCCAGAAGTTGCTTACGCACAGGTATTTACAGGTGTGCCAAATGCAAACCAAGCATTTGGTATCGCGTCTATGGTTCCTTGGAGCGAACGTGAAGCAAGCCAATCAGACGTAGCAAACCGCGTTGGTAATTTGGTGAAAGATGTTCCAGGAATGGCGGTAACTGCATTCCAAATGCCAGAACTACCAGGTGCTGGTTCAGGCCTTCCAATTCAGTTTGTCATAACAACGCCAAACAGTTTTGAAAGCTTGTTCCAAATTACCACAGACATTCTGGCTGATGTCTCTTCAAACCCGTTGTTCGTATATTCAGATCTCGACCTGAATTACGACTCAGCAACCATGAAGATCAACATCGACAAGGATAAAGCAGGCGCATACGGTGTGACCATGCAAGATATCGGTATCACGCTCGGTACCATGATGTCAGATGGCTACGTAAACCGTATCGACTTGAATGGCCGTTCTTACGAGGTAATTCCTCAAGTTGAACGTAAATTCCGTTTGAACCCAGAGTCAATGAACAACTACTACGTACGTGCTGCAGACGGCAACGCTGTACCACTAGGCAGTTTGATTACGATTGATGTTGTGGCAGAGCCTCGCTCTCTTCCTCACTTCAACCAATTGAACTCGGCGACGATTGGTGCGGTACCGGCTCCAGGCGCTGCAATGGGTGATGCAATTGCGTGGTTTGAAGACACGGCAGCGAACAAGCTTCCAAGTGGCTACAACCATGACTACATGGGTGAAGCACGCCAATACGTAACAGAAGGTAGCGCACTTTACGCGACCTTTGGTTTAGCTCTGGCAATCATCTTCTTGGTATTGGCGATTCAGTTTGAATCACTGAAAGACCCACTGGTTATCATGGTATCTGTACCACTGGCGATCTGTGGTGCCCTAATAGCTCTGGCTTGGGGCGCGGCAACGATGAACATCTACTCGCAAGTTGGTTTGATCACCTTAGTCGGCCTAATTACCAAGCACGGTATCTTGATCTGTGAGGTAGCGAAAGAAGAGCAGCTGCACAATCAAAAAACTCGTATTGAAGCGGTAATGGAAGCAGCGAAGGTTCGTCTTCGTCCAATCCTGATGACAACCGCTGCGATGATCGCGGGTCTAATCCCACTGATGTACGCAAGTGGTGCGGGTGCGGCTCAGCGTTTCAGTATTGGTATCGTAATCGTTGCTGGTTTAGCAATTGGTACTCTCTTCACGCTATTTGTACTGCCAGTGATTTACAGCTACTTAGCTGAAAAACACAAACCTCTACCTGTATTTGTTGAAGACAAAGACCTAGAAAAACTAGCTCGCGTCGATGAAGCAAAAGCAGCGCACAGAGAATTAGCTGATAATAAGTAA
- a CDS encoding efflux RND transporter periplasmic adaptor subunit, whose translation MKKWTFFMLLIAVLLFGSVIGFNMFKQQKIAEFMANRPEPEFPVTVTEVQPIDWVPVIEAIGFIEPNQGVTLANETSGVIDQISFGSGTDVKNDQLLVRLDSGVEKANLKSSEARLPAAKAKYKRYQGLFKKGSISKEAYDEAEANFYSLSADIESLKASIERREIRAPFDGKVGIRNVYLGQYLQSGTDIVRLEDTSVMRLRFTVSQTDISRIHVGQAIDIFVDAYPEKPFEGSISAIEPAVSIQSGLIQVQADIPNNDGKLRSGMFARANIILPKLENQVTLPQTAITFTLYGDNVYILTEEDGVQRVAQHVVKVGERTADIAHILEGVKAGDTVVTSGQVRLSNGAKVKVVESDAITPPSETPKL comes from the coding sequence ATGAAAAAGTGGACTTTCTTCATGTTACTCATCGCTGTACTACTTTTCGGCAGCGTTATTGGGTTTAACATGTTTAAACAACAAAAAATTGCTGAGTTTATGGCTAACCGACCTGAGCCAGAGTTTCCAGTAACGGTAACAGAAGTTCAACCTATCGACTGGGTTCCTGTGATCGAAGCTATCGGCTTCATCGAACCTAACCAAGGTGTAACACTAGCGAACGAAACCAGCGGCGTTATTGACCAAATATCTTTTGGTTCTGGTACTGATGTTAAAAATGACCAACTTCTTGTTCGTCTTGATTCTGGCGTAGAAAAGGCAAATCTAAAGAGCTCTGAAGCTCGCCTACCTGCGGCAAAAGCAAAATACAAACGCTACCAAGGTCTTTTTAAGAAAGGTTCTATTTCTAAAGAAGCATACGATGAAGCAGAAGCAAACTTCTATTCTCTATCTGCTGATATTGAAAGCCTAAAAGCATCTATCGAACGTCGTGAAATTCGTGCTCCTTTCGATGGAAAAGTGGGCATTCGTAACGTTTACCTAGGTCAATACCTGCAATCAGGTACAGATATCGTTCGTTTAGAAGATACCAGTGTCATGCGCCTGCGCTTCACGGTTTCTCAAACTGATATATCTCGCATCCATGTGGGTCAAGCTATCGACATCTTTGTTGATGCCTACCCAGAGAAGCCATTTGAAGGTTCTATCAGTGCCATCGAACCAGCAGTAAGCATCCAAAGTGGTCTTATCCAAGTTCAAGCAGATATTCCAAACAATGATGGCAAGCTTCGTAGCGGTATGTTCGCTCGTGCTAACATCATTCTGCCTAAGCTAGAGAACCAAGTTACTCTTCCTCAAACAGCGATTACTTTCACTCTATATGGTGACAATGTTTACATCTTAACTGAAGAAGACGGAGTTCAACGTGTTGCTCAACATGTTGTAAAAGTAGGTGAGCGTACGGCTGATATTGCACACATCCTTGAGGGTGTTAAAGCTGGCGATACGGTTGTAACTTCTGGCCAAGTACGTCTAAGTAACGGCGCCAAAGTTAAAGTTGTTGAAAGTGATGCAATCACTCCACCATCTGAAACACCTAAGCTGTAA
- a CDS encoding TetR/AcrR family transcriptional regulator — protein MNVHSLVSILSLSGSYSMIDKRQQIIDAAEKLIAESGFHGLSMHKLAKEAGVAAGTIYRYFSDKEELLQQVRLAVTQRNAGLIQQGVEDSMSLKERFRKMWLNIFELSGSNICNLKNRAQYDSLPCIRSHETKEIERKMFHKIDQLFTEGREQGVFKPLENPVLAALSLEVSVTLARKQSLGYYQLDKKAIEAAIEASWDAIITH, from the coding sequence ATGAACGTTCATTCATTAGTGAGTATATTATCACTGTCTGGTTCTTATTCTATGATAGATAAAAGACAACAAATTATAGATGCCGCCGAAAAACTGATTGCTGAATCAGGCTTTCACGGACTTTCTATGCATAAACTAGCTAAAGAAGCAGGAGTTGCGGCTGGAACTATTTATCGCTACTTCTCAGACAAAGAAGAACTATTACAACAAGTTCGCTTAGCTGTCACTCAACGGAATGCTGGTTTAATTCAGCAAGGCGTTGAAGATTCGATGAGTCTAAAAGAACGATTTAGAAAAATGTGGCTCAACATTTTCGAGCTCTCGGGATCAAACATCTGCAATTTAAAGAATAGAGCTCAATACGACTCTTTACCTTGTATTCGCAGCCATGAGACCAAAGAGATTGAACGAAAAATGTTCCACAAAATAGATCAACTCTTTACTGAAGGTAGAGAGCAAGGGGTGTTTAAGCCTCTAGAAAACCCTGTTTTAGCAGCACTTAGCTTAGAAGTCAGTGTCACGCTGGCCCGTAAGCAATCTCTTGGATATTACCAACTTGATAAAAAAGCCATTGAAGCGGCGATTGAAGCAAGTTGGGATGCGATTATTACACACTAA
- the rep gene encoding DNA helicase Rep: MKLNPRQDEAVKYVSGPCLVLAGAGSGKTRVITNKIAYLVQECGYKARNIAAVTFTNKAAREMKERVGQTLGKGESKGLIVSTFHTMGLTIIRREYKALGLKAGFSLFDDQDQLALLKELTERQIDGDKDLLRALMSTISNWKNDMLTPDQAKARAQGEQEQLFAFCFEMYQKQMKAYNALDFDDLIAMPVLLLKTNQEVRERWQSRIRYLLVDEYQDTNTSQYELVRLLVGERGRLTVVGDDDQSIYSWRGAKPQNLVLLGEDYPNLRLIKLEQNYRSTSRILRAANILIANNPHVYEKSLFSEIPDGEKLKVLNAKNEEHEAERITGEIIAHKFLNRTEYKDYAVLYRGNHQSRLIEKALMQNRVPYKISGGTSFFARAEIKDIMAYLRVLVNPDDDNAFLRIVNTPRREIGPVTLEKLGSYANMRGKSLFEASFEMGLEQTLTGRGLENLRRFSDWIVRISDNAERGNTVEAVRSLVRDINYEDWLYETSASPKAAEMRMKNVSDLYSWIVADLEGDNYDKEEKTLREVVQRLTLRDMMERGEDDDDADQVQLMTLHASKGLEFPYVFLMGAEEGILPHQTSVDEGNVEEERRLMYVGITRAQKELTFTKCRERRQYGELIKPTQSRFLDELPHEDVEWESVKKPQSAEERMEKGQAHIANIRAMFNKK; the protein is encoded by the coding sequence ATGAAACTGAACCCAAGACAAGATGAAGCCGTGAAATATGTTTCGGGCCCCTGCTTAGTATTAGCAGGCGCAGGATCCGGTAAAACGCGTGTTATCACGAATAAGATTGCTTACTTGGTTCAAGAGTGTGGTTACAAGGCACGCAATATTGCAGCGGTAACTTTTACCAATAAAGCGGCACGCGAGATGAAAGAACGTGTGGGGCAAACTCTGGGTAAAGGTGAATCGAAAGGCCTGATCGTTTCGACTTTTCATACCATGGGCTTAACTATCATTCGTCGTGAATACAAAGCGCTGGGTCTGAAAGCGGGCTTCTCTCTATTTGATGACCAAGACCAATTGGCGCTATTAAAAGAGCTAACAGAGAGACAGATCGATGGTGATAAGGATCTGCTGCGTGCTTTAATGAGCACCATTTCGAATTGGAAGAATGACATGCTGACGCCAGATCAGGCGAAAGCTCGAGCTCAAGGCGAACAAGAGCAGTTGTTTGCATTCTGTTTTGAGATGTATCAGAAACAGATGAAGGCATACAACGCGCTCGATTTTGATGATCTGATTGCGATGCCAGTATTGCTTCTGAAAACCAATCAAGAAGTGCGTGAGCGCTGGCAGTCTCGTATTCGCTATTTACTTGTCGATGAGTATCAAGATACCAACACCAGTCAATATGAACTGGTTCGTTTACTCGTGGGTGAACGCGGTCGTTTAACTGTGGTAGGCGATGATGACCAATCTATTTACTCATGGCGTGGTGCAAAACCGCAAAACTTGGTGCTGTTAGGTGAGGACTACCCTAACTTACGCTTGATCAAATTAGAGCAGAACTACCGCTCAACGAGTCGAATTTTGCGTGCAGCGAATATCTTGATCGCTAATAACCCACACGTTTATGAAAAGTCACTGTTCTCTGAGATCCCGGACGGTGAAAAGCTCAAGGTACTGAATGCTAAGAATGAAGAGCATGAAGCAGAGCGTATTACAGGTGAGATCATCGCTCACAAGTTTTTAAACCGCACTGAATATAAAGATTACGCAGTGCTGTACCGTGGTAACCACCAATCTCGCTTGATTGAAAAAGCGTTGATGCAGAACCGTGTGCCTTACAAAATTTCTGGCGGTACCTCTTTCTTCGCTAGAGCTGAGATTAAAGACATCATGGCTTACCTCCGCGTGTTGGTGAACCCTGATGATGACAACGCGTTTCTACGTATTGTAAACACACCACGTCGTGAGATTGGCCCGGTGACGCTTGAGAAGTTAGGCAGCTACGCCAACATGCGTGGCAAGAGCTTGTTTGAAGCCAGCTTTGAGATGGGTTTAGAGCAAACTTTGACTGGTCGTGGTTTAGAAAACCTGCGCCGTTTCAGCGATTGGATTGTTCGTATTTCTGATAATGCTGAACGTGGCAATACCGTTGAGGCTGTTCGCTCTTTAGTTCGTGATATTAACTATGAAGATTGGTTGTACGAAACCTCGGCAAGCCCGAAAGCTGCAGAGATGAGAATGAAGAACGTTTCTGATCTTTATAGTTGGATTGTTGCTGACCTTGAGGGTGACAACTACGACAAAGAAGAGAAGACCCTACGCGAAGTGGTTCAACGTTTAACGCTACGTGACATGATGGAGCGTGGTGAAGATGATGACGATGCAGACCAAGTTCAATTAATGACATTGCACGCATCGAAAGGCCTAGAGTTTCCGTATGTGTTCCTGATGGGAGCCGAAGAGGGTATCTTGCCACACCAAACCAGTGTCGATGAAGGTAACGTAGAAGAAGAACGTCGTCTTATGTATGTAGGGATTACTCGCGCGCAGAAAGAGCTGACCTTCACTAAATGTCGTGAACGTCGTCAGTATGGCGAATTGATAAAGCCAACACAAAGCCGATTCCTTGATGAACTGCCGCATGAAGATGTGGAGTGGGAAAGCGTGAAGAAGCCTCAATCCGCAGAAGAACGAATGGAGAAAGGACAGGCACACATTGCCAACATTCGTGCGATGTTCAATAAGAAGTGA
- a CDS encoding c-type cytochrome, whose product MDMSRRILSVVIAVLTFSTGAMASGLSEAEQDAIAERIKPVGQVYLVGSEPVAAEPTGPRNGAAVYGTFCIACHASGVSGAPKTGDAGDWGPRIAQGRDILADHAINGFNAMPAKGSCMDCSDDEIKDAIEHMIAGL is encoded by the coding sequence ATGGATATGTCTCGTCGAATTTTAAGCGTTGTCATCGCAGTTTTAACCTTTTCAACTGGCGCTATGGCTTCAGGCCTAAGCGAAGCAGAGCAAGATGCTATTGCTGAACGCATCAAACCAGTTGGCCAAGTTTACCTAGTCGGCAGCGAGCCAGTAGCCGCAGAACCAACAGGCCCTCGTAATGGCGCAGCAGTTTACGGTACCTTTTGTATCGCTTGTCACGCATCTGGCGTAAGTGGCGCACCTAAAACAGGTGACGCTGGTGACTGGGGTCCTCGTATTGCCCAAGGTCGCGACATTCTAGCTGACCACGCAATCAACGGCTTCAATGCTATGCCAGCGAAAGGGTCATGTATGGACTGTTCAGACGACGAAATCAAAGATGCTATCGAGCACATGATTGCCGGTCTGTAA